In Mastigocladopsis repens PCC 10914, a single window of DNA contains:
- a CDS encoding ComEC/Rec2 family competence protein: MIQASGVIICLGYILGLLFTAVPQGGFWVLGLGVVGAIFFGRRRPNIQKSLQKKENSPAKTKTAPSLPQTTPHARVWLIAGVLGLLASLYFQLRVPEPEANDISKFVPSENANNQEQLFIVRGEVLSTPRITRSGRGQLWLQATQLDEVKNDNGSAGRTKGVTGKLYITVPLLQATGLHPSQQIAVTGVLYKPQPPSNPGAFDFQKFLQQEGAFAGVSGRQVNILDEGDKWGWWKVRQRIVRSQVRWLGIPEGPLVSAMVLGSKVVDLPYDTRDRFVQVGLAHAIAASGFQTSLILGVVLGLTSKAKKGTQITLGSIALILFLTLTGLQPSVLRAVIMGFAALIGIGLKRKVNQLGSLLVAAVLLLLFNPLWIWDLGFQLSFLATIGLIVTVSPITKRLEWLPPVIASSIAVPLGAAIWTLPLLLYVFSVVAIYTLPVNIISTPLISVISIGGMVSALVSLIVPEVGSTLANLLYHPTHWLLQLVEFFATLPGSTVAVGSISIGQMVAIYALIILTWLARWWQKRWWFAGMVALGLVFIPVWHSANTLFRVTVLAAGEEPVLVIQDQGKVTLINSGDEGTGRFTILPFLQQQGVNKINWAIASDFQHTGNSAWLEVLQRLPIGVFSDYSPTSENHMTSQVIQKEVQKVKGIYQPLSVGQTVSTGSAIAQLINDQLPILQLQILGQNWLLVGELKTTELYQLLKTGSLPRPQVLWCSGQSLKELIPALQPQVAIATSTNLDQKTLSELSQSQTKLFFTGRDGAIEWTPNGQFKTFIQAAENKTSVL; the protein is encoded by the coding sequence ATGATTCAGGCAAGTGGTGTCATAATCTGTCTTGGCTACATTCTAGGGTTACTGTTTACAGCAGTTCCGCAGGGTGGCTTTTGGGTATTAGGTTTGGGCGTAGTAGGAGCTATCTTTTTTGGAAGACGACGCCCTAATATACAAAAATCCCTTCAAAAAAAGGAAAATTCTCCAGCAAAAACGAAGACAGCACCCTCGTTACCGCAAACCACTCCTCACGCTAGAGTATGGCTCATTGCAGGTGTGCTGGGATTGTTAGCTAGCTTGTACTTTCAATTGCGAGTTCCCGAACCAGAAGCAAACGATATCAGTAAATTTGTCCCATCAGAAAATGCCAACAATCAAGAACAACTTTTTATTGTTCGCGGTGAGGTACTCAGTACACCCCGTATAACTCGTTCTGGGCGTGGACAATTGTGGTTACAAGCAACTCAGCTAGATGAAGTAAAAAATGACAATGGTTCAGCAGGTAGAACTAAAGGAGTCACAGGAAAGTTATATATAACTGTACCTTTACTTCAAGCTACTGGGTTACACCCCAGTCAACAAATTGCTGTCACTGGCGTGTTGTACAAACCACAACCACCATCAAATCCTGGTGCTTTCGATTTTCAAAAGTTTCTTCAACAAGAAGGTGCTTTTGCTGGTGTGAGTGGACGCCAGGTCAATATTCTGGATGAAGGAGATAAATGGGGATGGTGGAAAGTTCGCCAACGAATTGTGCGATCGCAAGTTCGCTGGTTAGGTATCCCTGAAGGTCCGCTGGTTAGTGCAATGGTTTTGGGTAGCAAAGTTGTTGATTTACCCTACGATACCCGAGACCGATTCGTGCAGGTGGGACTAGCTCATGCAATAGCCGCCTCAGGGTTTCAAACATCCTTAATTTTGGGTGTTGTACTAGGGTTGACATCGAAAGCGAAAAAAGGAACCCAAATTACACTTGGCAGCATAGCTCTCATTCTGTTTCTAACTCTAACAGGTTTGCAACCATCCGTACTGAGAGCCGTCATTATGGGATTTGCTGCTCTCATTGGAATAGGATTGAAACGCAAAGTCAATCAGTTGGGATCACTGCTGGTTGCGGCAGTCCTATTATTGTTATTTAATCCTTTATGGATTTGGGATTTAGGATTTCAACTCAGTTTTTTGGCAACAATAGGGTTAATCGTGACAGTATCTCCAATAACAAAACGTTTGGAATGGTTGCCACCAGTCATTGCATCTTCAATTGCAGTTCCCCTAGGCGCTGCAATTTGGACATTACCCCTACTATTATATGTTTTTAGTGTAGTAGCAATTTACACTTTACCAGTCAATATCATTTCCACCCCATTAATTTCTGTCATCAGTATCGGTGGAATGGTGAGCGCCTTAGTAAGCTTAATTGTTCCTGAAGTAGGAAGTACTTTGGCTAATTTGTTATATCATCCAACTCATTGGCTGCTACAGTTGGTGGAATTTTTTGCCACCTTACCAGGAAGTACAGTTGCTGTTGGTAGCATATCCATTGGTCAAATGGTAGCAATATATGCATTAATCATTTTGACTTGGTTAGCACGTTGGTGGCAAAAGCGGTGGTGGTTTGCTGGTATGGTCGCCTTGGGTTTGGTCTTCATTCCAGTTTGGCATTCTGCAAACACCCTGTTTCGGGTAACAGTGCTAGCAGCTGGTGAGGAACCAGTTTTAGTGATTCAAGACCAAGGAAAGGTAACACTTATTAATAGTGGGGATGAAGGTACAGGACGCTTCACTATACTGCCGTTTTTACAACAGCAAGGTGTCAATAAAATAAATTGGGCAATTGCTTCTGATTTCCAACATACTGGTAATAGTGCATGGTTGGAGGTATTACAACGGTTGCCAATTGGAGTTTTCTCTGACTATTCTCCCACGTCTGAAAATCACATGACCAGTCAAGTCATTCAAAAAGAAGTACAAAAGGTTAAGGGAATTTACCAACCTTTGTCAGTTGGTCAAACTGTCAGTACTGGTTCGGCGATCGCGCAATTAATCAATGACCAATTGCCTATCTTACAGTTGCAAATTTTAGGGCAAAATTGGTTGTTAGTGGGTGAACTCAAAACAACTGAACTGTATCAGCTATTGAAAACTGGAAGCTTACCTCGTCCACAAGTGCTGTGGTGTTCTGGTCAGTCTTTAAAAGAATTAATTCCTGCCTTACAACCACAAGTGGCGATCGCAACAAGCACCAACCTTGACCAAAAAACGCTATCTGAATTAAGCCAAAGTCAAACAAAACTGTTCTTTACAGGCAGAGACGGTGCTATCGAGTGGACACCCAACGGACAGTTTAAAACATTTATCCAGGCAGCAGAAAATAAAACATCTGTTTTGTAA
- a CDS encoding CIA30 family protein, translating into MTNKNRSQWDLGRFIQTLTYFEVIPFLNWIQDFIQGRSQSSSDISNGARQVGVILVVGATGGVGKRVVRRLLEQSYKVRALVRDIDKARSILGNDVELVGADITKPETLTSLVMADIQAVICCTAVRVQPVEGDTPERDKYNQGIKFYQPEIVGDTPENVEYQGVKNLVEAAVKYLPKPGEKFLFDFTKPSTELKNTWGAVDDVVMGGVSQSHIQLVEETALFAGHVSTANSGGFASVRTKNFTPPFNLSSYEGVELRLKGDGKRYKFLLRTEAQWDGVAYSFSFDTEANTWIDVRVPFADMIPVFRAKTLKDGSPIDASKICSFQLMLSKFEYDGELNPKFSPGGFALQVESIKAYGGANFPQFILVSSAGVTRPGRPGINLDEEPPAVRLNDQLGGILTWKLKGEESLRESGIPYTIIRPCALTEEPGGKEFIVEQGDNIRGKISREDVAQLCVEALQQTKACHVTFEVKEGEKTASSIDWQRLFSQLQSNLR; encoded by the coding sequence GTGACTAACAAAAATCGCTCTCAATGGGATTTAGGGAGATTCATCCAAACCCTCACCTATTTTGAGGTCATTCCTTTTCTCAACTGGATACAGGATTTTATCCAAGGTCGTTCTCAGAGTAGCAGCGATATATCTAATGGAGCAAGACAAGTGGGTGTAATACTAGTAGTAGGTGCAACGGGTGGAGTCGGTAAGCGAGTGGTCAGACGACTACTGGAACAAAGTTATAAAGTGCGCGCACTTGTGCGAGACATCGACAAAGCACGGTCAATTCTTGGCAATGACGTTGAATTAGTCGGTGCGGATATTACCAAGCCTGAAACTCTGACTTCTCTCGTCATGGCTGATATACAAGCTGTGATATGCTGCACGGCTGTGCGCGTGCAACCAGTAGAAGGAGATACCCCAGAACGCGACAAATACAATCAAGGCATCAAATTTTACCAGCCAGAAATTGTTGGCGACACCCCTGAAAATGTGGAATACCAGGGGGTGAAAAACTTGGTAGAAGCTGCTGTGAAATATTTGCCCAAACCAGGGGAAAAATTCTTATTTGATTTCACAAAACCATCAACAGAATTAAAGAATACCTGGGGTGCGGTGGATGATGTCGTGATGGGTGGCGTGAGTCAAAGTCATATTCAATTGGTGGAAGAGACAGCTTTGTTTGCTGGTCATGTCTCAACCGCAAACTCTGGGGGATTTGCTTCTGTAAGAACAAAAAATTTCACTCCTCCTTTCAACTTATCCTCTTATGAAGGCGTGGAATTGCGTTTGAAAGGTGACGGTAAGCGTTATAAATTCCTCCTGCGTACAGAGGCACAATGGGATGGTGTTGCCTACAGTTTTTCTTTTGACACGGAGGCTAATACCTGGATAGATGTCCGCGTTCCCTTTGCCGATATGATTCCGGTATTTCGTGCCAAAACATTAAAAGATGGCTCGCCAATTGATGCTAGCAAAATTTGCTCATTTCAACTTATGTTGAGCAAGTTTGAATATGACGGCGAATTAAATCCAAAATTTTCTCCTGGTGGTTTTGCTTTGCAGGTGGAATCAATAAAAGCTTATGGTGGAGCAAATTTTCCACAGTTTATCTTAGTGAGTTCAGCGGGTGTGACTCGTCCCGGACGCCCCGGAATTAACTTAGATGAAGAACCGCCAGCAGTCAGATTAAATGACCAATTGGGAGGAATTCTAACGTGGAAATTGAAGGGAGAAGAGAGTTTAAGAGAAAGTGGAATCCCTTACACGATTATTAGACCATGTGCGCTCACTGAGGAACCAGGAGGCAAGGAGTTTATTGTTGAGCAAGGCGATAATATTAGGGGAAAAATCAGCCGTGAGGATGTCGCTCAACTATGTGTAGAAGCGCTACAACAAACTAAAGCGTGTCACGTCACGTTTGAGGTAAAAGAGGGAGAAAAGACCGCTAGTTCTATTGACTGGCAAAGATTATTTTCTCAACTGCAATCAAACTTACGCTAG
- a CDS encoding alpha/beta fold hydrolase — translation MLQFQPPGFGQKVINTSLGFMVYYTQTTEPWLIAKTENLPPLVFLHNFGGGASAYEWSKVYPAFAATYQVLAPDLIGWGESTHPVREYQINDYLTTIAEFIRHTCRPPVTVVASSLTAGLIIRLAIAHPFLFQGLFLVCPSGFDDFGQGVGRRLPLQVINTPLLDNLIYTLGAENELAVRNFLQSFLFAKPERVSEEMVQAYLASAQQPNAKFAALAFLRGDLYFDLSLYIQQLTIPTVIFWGEEAQFTSVKLGQRLIKLNSSAIRHFHIIPGAGVLPHLEKPEVVIGLLQQYLHGNT, via the coding sequence ATGCTACAGTTTCAACCCCCAGGCTTTGGGCAAAAAGTTATTAATACTTCCCTAGGGTTTATGGTTTACTATACCCAAACGACTGAACCTTGGTTGATTGCTAAGACAGAAAATTTACCTCCCCTCGTCTTCCTCCATAACTTTGGTGGTGGGGCTTCTGCTTATGAATGGTCTAAAGTTTATCCTGCTTTTGCCGCTACGTACCAGGTATTAGCCCCGGACTTAATCGGTTGGGGTGAATCTACACATCCCGTGCGAGAATACCAAATTAACGATTATTTAACGACTATTGCAGAGTTTATCAGACATACTTGTCGCCCACCTGTAACGGTGGTTGCGTCTTCATTAACTGCTGGTTTGATTATTCGCCTCGCCATTGCCCACCCTTTTTTATTCCAAGGGCTATTTCTGGTGTGTCCCTCAGGATTTGATGACTTTGGGCAAGGTGTTGGACGCAGACTTCCTCTTCAGGTTATCAACACACCCCTGTTGGATAATCTAATTTATACTTTAGGCGCTGAAAATGAACTGGCGGTACGCAACTTTTTGCAAAGTTTTCTGTTTGCCAAACCAGAACGAGTTTCTGAGGAAATGGTACAGGCTTACTTAGCCTCTGCACAACAGCCCAATGCTAAATTTGCCGCCTTAGCATTTTTGCGAGGTGACCTTTACTTTGACTTGAGTTTGTATATTCAACAACTAACAATTCCTACGGTAATATTTTGGGGTGAGGAAGCACAGTTTACCAGTGTTAAGCTAGGACAGCGTTTGATAAAGTTGAATTCTAGTGCAATTCGGCATTTTCATATAATTCCAGGTGCAGGAGTTCTCCCCCATTTGGAAAAACCAGAGGTCGTGATTGGTTTGTTACAACAGTATTTACACGGTAATACTTAA
- a CDS encoding aminotransferase-like domain-containing protein yields MKIFLDRQSPKPIYLQIRDRISCLIKSGALQQGDRLPSIRSLAENLQVNKLTIIEAYNVLEADGVICARQGSGYFVNTQPLVSANLKPTFAPEQEVIIKEPGGNSFFDMHVARVQAQAQPGMIDLSFGFPCPPKNIMQISKRALKQVDVLCKYDLPQGQLILRRQIAQMLVHQGLDVSPEDLIITNGSEQALSLAMSHFVQPGDWVIVEAPTYYGAIAILENLGAKIIGIPMKPEGMNLELLEQYLKSHRPKLIYTISTLHNPTGLTTTQTHRQKLLALAEQYECPILEDNAYEGLNFEPVPAPIKALDKHEFVTYVGTFTKTLMPGLRVGYMVVTGKHYQAILERKLVHDIHVSTVSQAIVSEFLASGHYRRHLSQLRAENIQSRNIMVQAMERYFPAEAKWTIPKGGLFLWVQLPADIPIQAMTKEALSENVLIFCGSAFFPDKQGYPAMRLTFANSPQDIEQGISVLGKLLKKHLDKSGERRNKYQTLVHSI; encoded by the coding sequence ATGAAGATTTTTTTAGATCGGCAGTCACCTAAGCCTATTTATTTGCAGATACGCGATCGCATTAGTTGTCTGATTAAATCCGGCGCACTGCAACAAGGCGATCGCCTCCCCTCAATCCGCTCTTTGGCAGAAAATTTGCAAGTTAATAAACTAACCATTATTGAGGCATACAACGTTTTAGAAGCAGATGGAGTGATTTGTGCTCGTCAAGGTTCTGGTTATTTCGTAAACACTCAGCCTCTGGTTTCTGCGAACCTGAAACCAACATTTGCCCCAGAGCAAGAGGTCATCATAAAAGAGCCAGGAGGCAATTCTTTTTTTGATATGCATGTGGCGAGAGTGCAAGCACAAGCTCAACCTGGAATGATTGATTTGAGTTTTGGCTTTCCTTGTCCACCGAAAAATATAATGCAAATTTCCAAACGAGCGCTCAAGCAGGTAGATGTATTATGTAAATACGACTTGCCACAAGGACAGTTAATACTACGCAGACAAATTGCTCAAATGTTGGTACATCAGGGACTGGATGTATCACCTGAGGATTTAATTATTACCAATGGCTCTGAGCAAGCTTTGTCATTGGCAATGTCTCATTTTGTGCAACCCGGAGATTGGGTGATTGTAGAAGCTCCCACCTATTATGGTGCGATCGCCATCTTAGAAAACTTAGGAGCCAAAATCATCGGTATTCCCATGAAACCCGAGGGGATGAATCTGGAATTGTTAGAGCAATACCTCAAGAGCCATCGCCCGAAATTAATCTACACCATCAGTACCCTACACAATCCTACCGGTTTGACGACCACTCAGACACATCGCCAAAAATTGCTGGCATTAGCCGAACAATATGAATGTCCGATTTTGGAAGATAATGCTTATGAAGGATTGAATTTTGAGCCTGTACCAGCGCCAATTAAAGCTTTAGATAAACACGAATTTGTGACATACGTCGGTACTTTTACTAAAACTTTGATGCCTGGGTTAAGAGTGGGCTATATGGTGGTGACAGGCAAGCATTATCAAGCAATTTTGGAGCGGAAATTAGTTCATGACATTCATGTATCCACGGTTTCTCAAGCAATAGTGAGTGAATTCCTTGCATCAGGACATTACCGTCGTCACCTCAGCCAACTGCGAGCGGAAAATATCCAAAGTCGCAATATTATGGTGCAAGCGATGGAGCGTTATTTTCCCGCAGAAGCAAAGTGGACAATTCCCAAAGGAGGGTTATTTCTTTGGGTGCAATTACCAGCCGATATTCCTATTCAAGCAATGACTAAGGAAGCCTTGTCGGAAAATGTACTGATATTCTGTGGTTCCGCATTTTTCCCCGATAAACAGGGTTATCCAGCGATGCGACTAACTTTTGCCAACTCACCACAGGACATCGAGCAAGGTATCTCTGTTTTGGGTAAATTGTTGAAAAAACATCTTGACAAAAGTGGCGAGAGGAGAAACAAATATCAAACGCTTGTTCACAGTATTTAG
- a CDS encoding GFA family protein, with product MTASINESVTYEGGCHCGAVRFQVVVDNHKADECNCSICKMKGFLHLIVPQDKFTLLHGEDKLTSYTFNTGVAKHKFCSICGIHSFYIPRSHPDCIDVNVRCLDGDVISRFEIVNFDGVNWEQNVHKLREKTAD from the coding sequence ATGACAGCAAGTATCAATGAATCTGTGACTTATGAAGGCGGGTGTCACTGCGGTGCAGTGCGCTTTCAAGTGGTAGTTGACAACCACAAAGCTGATGAGTGCAACTGCTCAATTTGCAAAATGAAAGGCTTTTTACATTTAATTGTGCCGCAAGATAAGTTTACTTTGCTGCACGGCGAGGATAAGCTAACTAGCTACACATTTAACACAGGAGTCGCAAAGCATAAATTTTGCAGCATTTGTGGAATTCACTCTTTTTACATTCCGCGCAGTCATCCTGACTGCATTGATGTCAATGTCCGCTGTCTTGATGGCGATGTCATTTCGCGATTTGAAATTGTGAATTTTGATGGCGTTAATTGGGAGCAGAATGTCCACAAGTTGAGGGAAAAAACTGCGGATTGA
- the glyQ gene encoding glycine--tRNA ligase subunit alpha: MNFQSVIAILHKFWSDRGCLIAQPYDIEKGAGTKNPHTFLRALGPEPWAVAYVEPCRRPTDGRYGENPNRFQHYYQYQVLIKPSPDNIQEIYLDSLRALGIRPEDHDIRFVEDNWEDATVGAWGTGWEVWLDGMEITQFTYFQQCGGLDCRPVSIEMTYGLERLTMYLQGVEAMTKIHWTDNITYGDVHLQGEIEQCVYNFEASNPELLLALFNMYEQEAQQLTERGLVLPSLDYVLKCSHTFNLLDARGVIAVTERTRYIARIRHLARKVAQLYVEQREKLGFPLLNKQ; encoded by the coding sequence GTGAATTTTCAGTCAGTAATAGCTATATTGCATAAGTTCTGGAGCGATCGCGGTTGCCTTATTGCCCAACCATACGACATTGAGAAGGGAGCAGGCACTAAAAATCCCCATACTTTTTTAAGAGCGCTGGGACCAGAACCGTGGGCTGTTGCTTACGTTGAACCTTGCCGTCGCCCTACTGACGGACGCTACGGGGAAAACCCCAATCGCTTCCAACACTATTACCAGTATCAAGTGCTGATTAAGCCTTCGCCAGATAACATTCAAGAGATTTATCTCGATTCCTTAAGGGCTTTAGGTATTCGTCCTGAAGACCATGATATCCGGTTTGTAGAGGACAACTGGGAAGATGCAACGGTGGGAGCTTGGGGTACTGGTTGGGAGGTATGGTTAGATGGGATGGAAATTACTCAGTTTACCTACTTTCAACAATGCGGTGGACTCGATTGTCGTCCGGTGTCGATTGAGATGACCTATGGCTTGGAGAGACTGACGATGTATCTCCAGGGAGTAGAAGCCATGACTAAGATTCACTGGACGGACAATATTACATATGGAGATGTTCACCTTCAGGGAGAGATTGAGCAGTGTGTTTACAACTTTGAAGCCTCAAATCCTGAGTTGCTGCTCGCATTATTTAATATGTACGAGCAGGAAGCACAGCAATTAACAGAACGTGGACTAGTGCTACCCAGCCTGGACTACGTGTTGAAGTGTTCCCACACGTTCAATTTGCTGGATGCGAGAGGAGTCATTGCTGTTACAGAAAGAACCCGCTACATTGCAAGAATTCGACATTTAGCGCGGAAGGTAGCGCAATTATATGTAGAACAACGAGAGAAGCTGGGTTTTCCGCTGTTGAACAAGCAATAA
- a CDS encoding helix-turn-helix transcriptional regulator, with translation MSHSLQTVFHEIASVSNEQELRLALIDTVAEYFGVQRWGIHLLGEPFPPEVDVQAVPGVCMESNPVGRYVVERHAPAHEQLVLPTGDWKHFCSRHDHEHVMSGPIVCDGRLVGTLNLARVSGTAAFNVNDLADMSALCLHVSAKLATLRAKPNTSHSLLASRLTPRELEIAELVAQGLTNGEIGEKLWITQNSVKQALKRMFRKLGVSARAEMVAKLQDSLGAVIS, from the coding sequence ATGTCTCATTCTCTTCAAACTGTATTTCATGAAATAGCTTCTGTCAGCAATGAGCAAGAACTACGACTAGCTCTGATAGATACAGTGGCAGAGTATTTTGGCGTGCAGCGTTGGGGTATCCATCTGCTGGGTGAGCCGTTTCCACCAGAGGTAGATGTTCAGGCTGTTCCAGGTGTATGTATGGAAAGTAACCCGGTTGGACGCTACGTGGTTGAACGTCATGCTCCTGCTCACGAGCAATTGGTGTTACCAACAGGAGACTGGAAGCATTTTTGCTCACGCCATGACCATGAACATGTGATGAGCGGACCCATTGTCTGTGATGGTCGTCTTGTAGGAACGCTTAACCTCGCTCGCGTGAGTGGGACTGCTGCTTTTAACGTGAACGATCTCGCTGATATGAGTGCTTTATGCCTTCATGTTTCAGCAAAACTTGCCACCCTACGGGCGAAACCAAACACATCGCACTCCCTGTTAGCAAGTCGTCTGACTCCCCGTGAGTTAGAAATTGCTGAGTTAGTCGCACAAGGGTTAACCAATGGGGAAATTGGCGAAAAACTTTGGATCACACAAAATTCTGTCAAACAAGCGCTAAAACGTATGTTCCGTAAGCTGGGAGTTTCAGCGCGTGCTGAGATGGTGGCAAAACTGCAAGATAGTTTGGGAGCGGTTATCAGTTAA
- a CDS encoding DUF4079 domain-containing protein, with protein MTNLSEVLEPIAAWFRSLGVPYPIVHWGHPVMMAIVVFVMGSFVGLVGWRGRLVEDKEVAIKSRSEHRKLAPWMFLFMALGYTGGVLSLVMQHQPILESPHFWTGSIVLLVLLINSAIAFSGFAGNKAALRTVHAYLGSTALCLLFLHAALGFKLGISF; from the coding sequence ATGACTAATCTGAGTGAAGTTCTAGAACCTATTGCCGCTTGGTTTCGGTCTCTGGGTGTTCCATACCCAATAGTACATTGGGGACATCCTGTAATGATGGCTATTGTAGTTTTTGTGATGGGTAGCTTTGTCGGATTGGTGGGTTGGAGAGGGCGACTTGTTGAGGATAAAGAAGTTGCAATAAAAAGTCGAAGTGAGCATCGCAAACTAGCGCCGTGGATGTTTTTATTTATGGCACTTGGTTATACAGGAGGGGTTTTGTCATTAGTCATGCAGCATCAGCCAATTCTGGAAAGCCCTCATTTTTGGACTGGCTCAATAGTGCTGTTAGTGTTACTTATTAACAGTGCAATTGCTTTCAGTGGATTTGCAGGTAATAAAGCGGCATTACGCACAGTTCATGCTTATTTGGGTAGCACAGCACTTTGTCTGTTGTTTCTACATGCTGCATTGGGTTTTAAATTGGGTATAAGTTTTTGA
- a CDS encoding DUF3386 domain-containing protein, which translates to MTATQVSAQELFRAAYENRYTWEKNFPGYTADVTYKQDEQVFTGKIRVNANLKAEVFEVEDEQAKQFINNQAWEIAIHRIRRSFEETHGANTFRYGATDETGAVEILLGGKSEGDRYKVRNNEVSHVHRHIHNVVVTIDTFSSHDTGEGYLSHQYDSVYHDPKTAEQKGGRSEFTDEYEKVGDYFILNRREIRTETEGQTSIQEIIFSNIQLLEPVAA; encoded by the coding sequence ATGACAGCAACACAAGTTTCTGCCCAAGAACTTTTTCGTGCTGCTTACGAAAACCGTTACACTTGGGAGAAAAACTTCCCTGGTTACACCGCAGATGTCACCTATAAGCAGGATGAGCAGGTGTTTACAGGCAAAATTCGCGTCAACGCCAATCTCAAGGCGGAAGTTTTTGAGGTAGAAGACGAGCAAGCGAAGCAGTTCATTAACAATCAAGCATGGGAGATTGCGATTCACCGCATCCGTCGCTCTTTTGAAGAAACCCATGGCGCAAATACATTTCGCTATGGTGCAACTGACGAAACTGGTGCTGTTGAGATTCTTTTAGGCGGTAAGTCCGAAGGCGATCGCTACAAAGTTCGTAACAATGAAGTGAGCCACGTCCACCGTCATATCCACAATGTGGTTGTGACGATTGACACCTTCAGCAGCCACGATACAGGCGAAGGCTACCTGTCTCATCAATATGACTCCGTATACCACGACCCAAAAACGGCTGAACAAAAAGGCGGAAGAAGCGAATTTACAGATGAGTACGAAAAGGTTGGTGATTACTTTATCCTAAATCGCCGAGAGATTCGCACCGAGACAGAAGGACAAACATCAATTCAGGAAATTATCTTTTCCAACATTCAGTTGTTGGAGCCTGTTGCTGCCTAA